From a region of the Sinorhizobium sp. B11 genome:
- a CDS encoding alpha/beta hydrolase yields MPAQTPASHEQVEKLVSRWQEHFKGAVSLRDRRTAFRDFMESLPEPTRIQIRHVDADGVDAELIWPARLHHPVGRRVILFIHGGGFYGGSIRSHSLLAGSLAKAASSDVLLIDYRLAPEYGYPAQVNDALTAYRYLLESGYSNGNIVVMGDGAGGNLALEAVLRQMRSRQPLPAGVVALSPITDLSASGASVTANATNDPMLDKHALDALRKAYLGNNSPTDPDISPLYANLTGFPPLLLQVGSGELLLDDTLRLADKAQKAGVDVTAEVWPGMPHHWQLFPSVLDDADKAGQRIAEFAIMHFADPPAQ; encoded by the coding sequence ATGCCGGCACAGACGCCTGCCTCGCATGAACAGGTCGAAAAACTGGTGTCTCGCTGGCAGGAGCATTTCAAGGGCGCCGTGAGTCTGCGTGACCGGCGCACCGCTTTTCGCGATTTCATGGAATCGCTGCCGGAGCCGACGCGCATCCAGATCCGGCATGTCGACGCCGATGGGGTCGATGCCGAACTTATCTGGCCGGCGCGCCTTCATCACCCGGTCGGCCGGCGCGTGATCCTTTTCATCCATGGGGGCGGCTTCTACGGTGGCTCCATCCGTAGCCACAGCCTGCTTGCAGGCTCGCTTGCCAAGGCTGCGTCAAGCGATGTGCTGCTTATCGATTACCGCCTGGCGCCGGAATATGGCTATCCAGCACAGGTCAATGACGCACTCACCGCCTATCGCTATCTGCTCGAAAGCGGCTACAGCAACGGAAATATCGTGGTGATGGGCGATGGCGCCGGCGGCAATCTCGCGCTCGAGGCCGTGCTGCGGCAGATGCGTTCCCGCCAGCCGCTGCCGGCAGGCGTCGTGGCACTCAGCCCCATCACCGATCTGTCCGCCTCAGGTGCATCGGTCACAGCGAACGCCACCAACGATCCCATGCTGGACAAGCATGCGCTGGATGCGCTGCGCAAGGCCTATCTCGGCAACAATTCTCCGACCGATCCCGACATTTCTCCGCTTTATGCCAATCTCACCGGTTTTCCGCCCTTGCTGCTGCAGGTCGGCTCCGGCGAGCTGCTGCTCGATGATACGCTGCGGCTGGCCGACAAGGCGCAAAAGGCCGGCGTCGACGTGACGGCCGAGGTCTGGCCGGGAATGCCGCATCATTGGCAGCTTTTCCCTTCGGTGCTCGATGATGCCGACAAGGCCGGCCAGAGGATCGCCGAATTCGCGATTATGCATTTTGCAGACCCGCCCGCACAGTAA
- a CDS encoding NUDIX domain-containing protein, producing the protein MMKTIRISAALLLRSNGDTLLVRKRGTAAFMQPGGKIEPGETPEQALSRELSEEIGVTATAAELEFLGQFQAPAANEPDHLVVAEVFVLHVKDDDIKATAEIEEVRWISPSEAGGINMAPLTEHHILPFYRQRQNQTTGQGVRHPSCRSGRPAD; encoded by the coding sequence ATATCGGCCGCACTGCTGTTGCGGAGCAACGGCGACACGCTTCTGGTGCGCAAGCGTGGCACGGCGGCCTTCATGCAGCCGGGCGGCAAGATCGAGCCGGGAGAGACGCCGGAGCAGGCACTGTCTCGAGAGCTGTCGGAAGAAATCGGCGTCACCGCAACGGCTGCCGAACTCGAATTCCTGGGCCAATTTCAGGCGCCGGCGGCCAACGAGCCGGATCATCTCGTCGTCGCCGAGGTCTTCGTGCTGCATGTGAAGGATGATGATATCAAAGCAACGGCGGAGATCGAGGAGGTCCGCTGGATATCGCCGTCGGAAGCGGGCGGGATCAATATGGCGCCGCTGACGGAACACCATATTCTACCATTCTACCGCCAACGGCAGAACCAGACGACCGGGCAAGGTGTCAGGCATCCGTCTTGCAGAAGCGGTCGGCCGGCAGATTGA
- a CDS encoding carboxymuconolactone decarboxylase family protein — protein MAFIHTPDASASEKTASMYASAEASYGYLPNMYRAFGHRPEVMEHWGTLLASIRGHMSQRRYELVTLAAARELKSSYCMLAHGSVLLRDGFTNDSLSAVAGGSEKAPIDAVERAIMDFAAKVARDATSVTQQDIDGLKRHGLSDTEIFDVTAAASARCFFSKMLDALGAAPDHAYAERLDPKLRQNLAIGRPIEGLNSNHS, from the coding sequence ATGGCTTTCATTCATACCCCCGATGCATCCGCCAGCGAGAAGACGGCTTCGATGTACGCCTCGGCAGAAGCCAGCTACGGCTATCTGCCGAACATGTACCGGGCCTTCGGACACCGGCCAGAGGTGATGGAGCACTGGGGGACGCTGCTTGCCAGCATTCGCGGCCATATGAGCCAGCGGCGTTATGAGCTGGTGACGCTGGCGGCGGCCAGGGAACTCAAATCGTCCTACTGCATGCTTGCGCATGGTTCGGTGCTGCTGCGCGACGGCTTCACCAACGACAGCCTTTCGGCAGTCGCCGGCGGCAGCGAAAAAGCGCCCATCGATGCAGTCGAGCGGGCAATCATGGATTTTGCCGCCAAGGTGGCGCGCGATGCGACCTCGGTGACGCAGCAGGACATCGATGGCCTGAAGCGGCACGGGCTAAGCGACACGGAGATCTTCGATGTCACCGCAGCAGCATCAGCACGCTGCTTCTTCTCCAAGATGCTGGATGCGCTGGGTGCAGCACCCGATCATGCCTATGCCGAGCGGCTCGATCCCAAACTCCGTCAGAATCTCGCCATCGGCCGGCCGATAGAAGGGCTGAATTCGAACCACTCGTAG